From Paenibacillus sp. PK3_47, the proteins below share one genomic window:
- a CDS encoding sensor histidine kinase — protein sequence MTINSYRSSEELLEHNYRGLMKDLAKQTNIRIDEFLKEIEKISLLASNGLSSTLSATLEGSYPIQDYLRIGGVQNENAAYNNLMNYIMMKDRVFSIYLYNLNGGADLFVSPNQPINYEYKAANELWFKKFMHTKDRTITLTTRIDEQLKNKILAVSHARKIYDVTTGRLLGVIVVSIDIKFIEIVNSNLQEALRSRFMIVDAEDKIVYNVDDRLIGTLFRDNVRPDETKNIVVTNPLSQQEWTTYLYMPMDQLTDEGELLGRNLITLALVMSLFAIIISIFLSNVITRPIKKLMNNIRLVEKGLFEKVQPVGSKDEFGHLSNRFIKMSYELKQLIERMQKEESEKAAAEIRALHSQINPHFLYNTLGSVKWMASMQKADKIVDMTEALISMLRYASRFDGTLVTIREELDNIVNYVTIQNVRYYNSIQTRYDIEAALLDNRIPKMILQPIIENAIFHGFAELEEEGIITIRIQSKGSDIVIEICDNGIGMDEEAIRVMTGNWADSEGGTKGIGLQNVQRRIQLHFGPSYGIRVDSSAGEGTTFTILLPGIVENIK from the coding sequence ATGACCATAAATTCCTACCGGTCTTCTGAAGAATTGCTGGAGCATAACTACAGGGGGCTCATGAAGGATTTAGCCAAGCAAACCAATATACGCATTGACGAGTTTTTGAAAGAAATTGAGAAGATCTCTTTATTGGCCAGTAACGGGCTCAGCAGTACTTTATCCGCCACCTTGGAGGGCAGTTATCCTATTCAGGATTATCTGCGGATTGGAGGGGTGCAAAACGAGAATGCTGCCTACAATAATCTAATGAACTACATCATGATGAAAGACCGTGTCTTCTCCATATACCTGTATAACTTGAACGGCGGCGCCGACCTGTTTGTCAGTCCCAATCAACCGATCAACTACGAATATAAAGCCGCGAATGAGCTGTGGTTCAAAAAATTCATGCATACAAAGGATAGAACCATTACATTAACAACCCGTATTGATGAGCAGCTAAAAAATAAAATACTCGCTGTCTCACACGCAAGAAAAATATACGATGTGACAACCGGACGGCTCCTGGGCGTAATTGTTGTCAGCATTGATATCAAGTTTATTGAGATTGTAAACAGCAACCTGCAGGAGGCGCTCCGCTCCAGGTTTATGATTGTCGACGCTGAGGATAAAATTGTCTATAACGTGGATGACCGTTTGATCGGCACATTGTTCAGAGATAATGTCCGTCCGGATGAAACTAAGAACATTGTGGTCACTAACCCGTTAAGCCAGCAGGAATGGACCACCTATTTGTATATGCCGATGGATCAATTGACTGACGAGGGCGAGCTGTTGGGCCGTAATCTGATTACGCTGGCCCTTGTGATGTCCCTTTTTGCGATTATTATCTCGATCTTTCTGTCCAATGTAATTACCCGCCCCATCAAGAAGCTGATGAATAATATCAGATTGGTCGAAAAAGGGCTATTCGAAAAGGTGCAGCCTGTTGGCTCGAAAGATGAATTCGGGCACTTGTCTAACCGGTTCATTAAGATGTCCTATGAATTAAAGCAGCTTATTGAGCGGATGCAGAAGGAGGAGAGCGAGAAGGCGGCTGCAGAGATAAGGGCACTGCATTCCCAGATCAATCCTCATTTTTTGTATAATACATTAGGTTCTGTGAAGTGGATGGCTTCTATGCAAAAAGCGGACAAAATTGTGGACATGACCGAAGCGCTAATTTCGATGCTCCGTTATGCCTCAAGATTTGACGGGACCCTGGTGACGATCCGTGAAGAATTGGACAACATCGTCAATTACGTTACCATTCAGAACGTCAGATACTATAATTCTATTCAGACCCGGTATGATATTGAGGCCGCATTGCTGGATAACCGCATACCTAAAATGATATTGCAGCCCATTATCGAAAATGCGATTTTTCATGGCTTTGCGGAGCTTGAAGAAGAGGGGATAATTACAATCCGGATTCAATCCAAAGGCAGTGATATTGTTATTGAAATCTGTGATAACGGCATTGGCATGGATGAAGAAGCCATCCGGGTTATGACCGGGAATTGGGCGGATTCCGAAGGCGGGACCAAAGGGATCGGGCTGCAGAATGTCCAGCGGCGGATCCAACTTCATTTCGGCCCTTCCTATGGAATCAGGGTGGACAGCAGTGCAGGTGAAGGCACCACATTTACTATTTTGTTACCGGGTATTGTTGAGAATATAAAATAA
- a CDS encoding carbohydrate ABC transporter permease has translation MIQDKSLGRRLFHILNYTILIITSLLCILPFINLLAVSFSSSAAVSAGNVAFWPVDFTTKAYEFALTGGAFFTSLWVSLKRVIIGTLINLILMVLTAYPLSKSRQKLMGRNLYMGFFIVTILFNGGLIPTYLVVVKTGLINSIWSLILPGALPVFSMIILMNFIRGLPEEIEESAIIDGAGPVQILTRILLPLLKPALATVGLFSIVGHWNSWFDGIIYMNNPANYPLQSYLQTLLQSFEQIMLKSGTDYTQLLSMMNARTGRAAQMFLGAIPILLVYPFLQKYFTKGLVLGSVKG, from the coding sequence ATGATCCAAGACAAAAGCCTGGGAAGACGCCTGTTCCATATCCTGAATTACACGATTTTAATCATAACTTCATTACTTTGCATTCTGCCTTTTATCAATTTGTTAGCCGTATCTTTCAGCAGCAGCGCTGCCGTCTCGGCCGGCAACGTGGCATTCTGGCCCGTGGACTTCACAACCAAAGCCTATGAATTTGCATTGACCGGAGGCGCTTTCTTTACCTCTCTGTGGGTGTCGCTGAAACGGGTCATTATAGGTACCCTTATCAATCTTATTCTAATGGTGCTTACCGCCTACCCGCTTTCCAAGTCCAGGCAAAAGCTGATGGGCCGCAATCTCTACATGGGTTTCTTTATCGTGACGATCCTGTTTAACGGCGGATTAATTCCGACTTATCTTGTAGTGGTAAAGACAGGGCTGATTAACTCGATCTGGTCACTGATTCTGCCTGGCGCACTTCCTGTATTCAGCATGATTATTCTTATGAATTTCATCCGCGGTTTACCGGAGGAAATCGAAGAATCTGCAATTATTGACGGAGCAGGGCCCGTGCAAATTCTGACCCGGATCCTTCTCCCCCTCTTGAAGCCGGCCCTTGCAACTGTAGGCTTGTTCAGTATCGTCGGTCACTGGAACTCATGGTTCGACGGAATCATTTATATGAATAATCCTGCCAACTATCCGCTTCAAAGCTATCTGCAAACATTACTGCAGAGCTTTGAACAGATCATGCTTAAATCGGGAACCGACTATACCCAGTTGTTGTCTATGATGAACGCAAGAACCGGACGGGCTGCACAGATGTTTTTGGGTGCCATTCCTATTTTGCTGGTATATCCGTTCCTGCAAAAGTATTTTACTAAAGGCCTGGTACTTGGCAGTGTCAAAGGGTAA
- a CDS encoding ABC transporter permease subunit, translated as MIKKLKQQSPYHLMLIPSLVLVFIFSYVPFYGLVIAFQKYNPGLGFNSPWVGWDNFHHVFNQPNFVRTIWNTLYMSAFKIIGGIIIPVMFALMLNEVARSGIKRTFQTLVYIPNFLSWVIMAGILLDILSADGIINNFLSIFGLKPVAFLGSPSIFPWTMIVSDIWKGFGFGTVVYLAALTSIDPGLYEAAVIDGAKRWKQTLYITLPLLMPTIVLMSVLSLGSVLNAGFDQIFNLYSPVVYQTGDIIDTYVYRLGIQQAQYSISAAVGLFKSVISCILVGVSYILAYKVANYRIF; from the coding sequence ATGATAAAGAAATTAAAACAGCAAAGCCCGTACCATTTAATGCTGATTCCAAGCCTTGTGCTGGTCTTCATCTTTAGCTATGTTCCCTTCTATGGACTCGTTATAGCATTCCAGAAATATAATCCCGGCCTGGGCTTCAATTCACCCTGGGTAGGCTGGGACAATTTCCATCATGTCTTTAATCAGCCTAACTTTGTACGGACCATCTGGAATACTCTTTACATGTCTGCTTTTAAAATCATTGGCGGTATCATCATACCGGTAATGTTCGCCCTGATGCTGAATGAGGTTGCCAGAAGCGGTATTAAACGTACCTTTCAGACCCTTGTCTACATCCCGAACTTCCTGTCATGGGTAATCATGGCGGGCATTCTGCTGGATATCCTTAGTGCAGACGGCATTATCAATAACTTCTTAAGCATCTTTGGATTAAAGCCTGTCGCCTTCCTGGGCAGCCCTTCTATTTTTCCATGGACTATGATTGTCAGTGATATCTGGAAGGGCTTCGGCTTCGGTACAGTCGTATACCTCGCTGCTTTAACCAGCATCGACCCGGGTCTGTATGAAGCCGCGGTCATTGATGGGGCCAAAAGATGGAAACAGACGCTCTATATCACCTTGCCGCTGCTTATGCCAACCATTGTCCTGATGTCTGTTTTATCGCTTGGCAGTGTGCTCAATGCAGGATTCGACCAAATCTTCAACCTGTATTCACCAGTCGTCTATCAGACCGGAGATATCATTGATACCTATGTCTACCGTCTTGGAATTCAACAGGCACAGTATTCCATCAGCGCAGCCGTAGGCCTGTTCAAGTCAGTAATATCGTGTATTCTCGTGGGAGTGTCCTATATTCTGGCCTACAAAGTAGCCAACTACCGCATTTTTTAA
- a CDS encoding XRE family transcriptional regulator codes for MNSKRPVTPYGWAIKQRLTEMQLDQKKFCELHGIPPYRLSNLIHGTRRAERYRRQIAELLNLPPS; via the coding sequence ATGAACAGTAAACGTCCTGTTACACCCTATGGCTGGGCAATCAAACAGCGTCTGACGGAAATGCAGCTGGACCAGAAAAAGTTCTGCGAATTACACGGAATCCCGCCTTATCGCCTGTCCAATCTGATTCATGGCACCCGCAGGGCAGAACGGTACCGCCGCCAGATTGCGGAGTTGCTGAACCTGCCCCCGTCCTAG
- a CDS encoding helix-turn-helix domain-containing protein — MQSIYERIEYMIKQKGITKKSFCEQLNISTGNMGDWKRGKSTPGTHKLIEIGAFFHVSLDWLILGKTAAETVRENGEGYSSAQIRQLNCQIGELEPQEKAFIEEYMEFLQYRKQKNKDENS; from the coding sequence ATGCAGTCCATTTATGAGCGGATTGAATATATGATCAAACAAAAGGGGATAACCAAAAAATCCTTTTGCGAGCAGCTGAATATCAGCACAGGCAACATGGGGGACTGGAAGCGGGGCAAATCGACTCCGGGGACGCATAAGCTGATTGAGATCGGCGCTTTTTTTCATGTCAGTCTGGATTGGCTGATTCTGGGCAAAACGGCTGCCGAAACGGTGCGTGAAAACGGGGAAGGGTATTCGTCTGCCCAAATACGGCAACTGAATTGCCAAATTGGAGAACTGGAGCCGCAGGAGAAGGCATTCATTGAAGAGTATATGGAATTCCTGCAGTACCGTAAGCAGAAAAATAAGGACGAAAATTCCTGA
- a CDS encoding glutathione peroxidase, with the protein MSVYDFEATTLRGNEESLSKYKGKVLLVVNTASKCGFTPQLKGLQEVYDKFKDRGFEVLGFPSNQFAGQEPGDSDDIAEFCEINYGVTFPMYEKVDVKGDEAHPLFKYLSKEAPGVLGSKSVKWNFTKFLVDQEGRVLKRFAPQTTPDQIEADISKLLD; encoded by the coding sequence ATGAGCGTTTATGATTTTGAAGCCACCACCCTGCGGGGTAATGAGGAGTCGCTGTCCAAGTACAAAGGCAAAGTGCTGCTCGTCGTGAATACAGCCAGCAAATGTGGGTTCACCCCTCAATTAAAGGGTCTCCAGGAAGTGTACGATAAATTCAAAGACCGCGGCTTTGAGGTGCTGGGCTTTCCGAGCAACCAGTTTGCCGGACAGGAGCCGGGTGACAGCGATGATATAGCAGAGTTTTGCGAGATTAACTACGGGGTAACCTTTCCGATGTATGAAAAAGTTGACGTTAAGGGTGACGAAGCCCATCCCCTCTTCAAATATTTATCCAAGGAAGCTCCGGGCGTACTCGGTTCAAAGAGTGTCAAATGGAATTTCACCAAATTCCTGGTTGACCAGGAAGGCCGTGTGCTCAAGCGGTTCGCTCCGCAGACTACACCGGATCAGATTGAGGCCGATATCAGCAAGCTTCTGGACTAA
- a CDS encoding organic hydroperoxide resistance protein, with translation MKALYTASATVHGGREGSVESSDGVLKHDLKMPKELGGPGGQGTNPEQLFAAGYGACYESALANIARKEGVKLQDVEVVSNVSIGKDDSDGGFRLAVRLDVKLPGIERAQAQELAEKAHAFCPYSKATRGNIDVELNVI, from the coding sequence ATGAAAGCATTGTATACAGCATCAGCGACGGTTCACGGCGGACGGGAAGGCTCGGTGGAATCCTCGGATGGAGTTCTGAAGCATGACCTGAAAATGCCGAAGGAGCTTGGCGGTCCGGGAGGACAGGGTACAAATCCTGAGCAGCTGTTCGCAGCAGGATATGGAGCCTGCTATGAAAGTGCCCTGGCGAATATTGCCCGCAAAGAAGGCGTAAAGCTGCAGGATGTGGAGGTAGTCTCCAACGTATCCATCGGAAAAGATGACAGCGACGGCGGCTTCAGACTGGCGGTGCGGCTCGATGTGAAGCTGCCGGGCATTGAACGCGCGCAGGCTCAGGAGCTGGCTGAAAAAGCGCATGCTTTTTGCCCATACTCCAAGGCGACCCGCGGCAATATTGATGTAGAGTTAAATGTCATATAA
- a CDS encoding thiol-disulfide oxidoreductase DCC family protein, with protein sequence MEDQKLHTKEHSVVLIDGVCHLCQGLVRFIIPRDPKARLRFAPLQSETGLRLQQSYGLDSGQLSTVVLLENGTVYTESAAVLRIARRLRFPWPLAYLFILVPGPLRDAVYRYVAKNRYRWFGRDEQCLMPTPDIRRRFL encoded by the coding sequence ATGGAGGACCAGAAGCTGCATACAAAAGAACATTCAGTAGTGCTGATCGATGGTGTCTGTCATCTGTGCCAGGGGCTTGTCCGGTTTATTATTCCGCGTGATCCAAAAGCCAGATTAAGGTTTGCACCCCTGCAAAGCGAAACCGGGCTCCGGCTGCAGCAGTCATACGGGCTTGATTCCGGGCAGCTTAGCACAGTGGTGCTGCTGGAGAACGGTACTGTCTATACGGAGTCAGCTGCAGTACTACGGATTGCCCGCCGACTGCGTTTTCCCTGGCCGCTCGCATATCTGTTTATTCTTGTACCGGGGCCGCTTAGAGATGCCGTATACCGTTATGTAGCGAAGAACCGGTACCGCTGGTTCGGGCGGGATGAACAGTGCCTAATGCCGACACCGGATATCCGGCGCAGATTTCTGTAG
- a CDS encoding copper amine oxidase N-terminal domain-containing protein: MKVIPGFLAVLALSGTISLTAAAAEQPVTVFIDQQKLNLTNSAPLQENNSILVPMRPVFEKLGLDLTWDAKTSSITAAKEGLTIKLQIGSKKATINGTVKQLAAAPKMISNVTYVPLRFVSEATGNAVSWDAKAKTVQITSVQKQTVDMEGINALFEKYIDYSNGEDTEGFMSLIDPRSPLIQIEPSLKEQAKKYDTATSILQLDVLDATDKEATVRTIETTDIISGSFMPDSKAEYIYSLTRSSTSADWTISSLQVQAIQYYLPEEEMTAAESVPQADEDAIKAVLQANIDYSNQEDLEGAISTIDESSPALEQTRQILAQVFRVYDLEAAIESSRIIDYTGTEAAIYAVQTTKKLQGPQFQDTRSYTVSTVKKSADGKWKLVQTYNLGTETLKQ, encoded by the coding sequence ATGAAAGTCATTCCCGGTTTCTTAGCCGTCCTTGCTTTGTCCGGTACCATCAGCCTGACGGCTGCCGCTGCAGAGCAGCCTGTTACGGTATTCATCGACCAGCAGAAGCTCAACCTGACGAACAGCGCTCCACTGCAGGAGAACAATTCCATCCTCGTTCCTATGCGGCCTGTTTTTGAGAAGCTTGGCCTGGATCTGACTTGGGACGCGAAGACAAGTTCCATCACAGCCGCCAAAGAAGGTCTCACAATCAAGCTCCAGATCGGCAGCAAAAAAGCGACTATTAATGGAACGGTGAAGCAGCTGGCTGCCGCTCCTAAGATGATCAGCAATGTTACTTATGTTCCGCTGCGTTTTGTGAGTGAAGCGACAGGCAATGCTGTCAGCTGGGATGCCAAAGCAAAGACAGTCCAAATCACAAGTGTTCAAAAACAAACTGTAGATATGGAAGGCATCAATGCACTGTTTGAGAAATATATTGATTACTCCAATGGCGAGGATACAGAAGGCTTCATGAGCCTGATCGATCCGCGGTCGCCGCTTATACAGATTGAGCCGTCACTGAAAGAACAGGCGAAGAAATACGATACGGCCACATCCATTCTTCAGCTGGATGTCCTTGATGCGACAGATAAGGAAGCCACCGTACGCACGATCGAAACTACGGACATCATCAGCGGTTCCTTCATGCCGGACAGCAAAGCGGAATACATCTATTCGCTGACCAGAAGCAGCACCAGCGCAGATTGGACAATCAGCAGCCTTCAAGTACAGGCCATTCAATATTACCTGCCGGAGGAAGAGATGACCGCAGCAGAATCCGTTCCACAAGCGGATGAAGATGCCATCAAAGCAGTTCTCCAGGCCAATATCGATTACTCTAACCAAGAAGATCTGGAAGGAGCCATAAGCACCATTGATGAGTCCTCGCCTGCACTGGAGCAGACCAGACAGATTCTCGCCCAGGTTTTCCGTGTCTATGATTTGGAGGCTGCCATTGAATCTTCCAGAATCATTGATTACACAGGCACTGAAGCCGCTATCTATGCGGTGCAAACCACCAAGAAACTACAAGGCCCGCAGTTTCAGGATACCCGTTCCTATACCGTTTCTACCGTTAAGAAATCAGCAGACGGCAAGTGGAAGCTTGTGCAGACCTATAATCTGGGCACTGAAACATTGAAGCAGTAA
- a CDS encoding CpaF family protein, with protein sequence MNEEMFRKLRSEIRAGLDVTSAVGNRELASYIERVILEMDSLRYLTAQEKHALIKKLFDSFRGLDVLQPLVDNPNITEIMINSHEEIFVEEDGAIRRLPLAFESRSRLEDIIQTVVSGVNRVVNDSTPIVDARLRDGSRVNIVLPPVALKGPAMTIRKFPETPMTMSELVRREAISGEAAELLKILVAAKYNIFISGGTGSGKTTFLNALSQFIPPQERVITVEDSAELQIVTVPNLVSLETRNANTEGRGEISIRDLIRSSLRMRPNRIVVGEVRGAECLDMLQAMNTGHDGSLSSGHSNSAQDMLSRLETMVLSAAELPVAVVRQQIGSAIDIFVHLSRLRDRSRRVMEISEVAGLRDGEVVLNPLYEFRETGEYEGKVQGGLVPCGNPLLHSGKLKMAGLTDYPLACYSGRPGQKEAVF encoded by the coding sequence ATGAATGAGGAGATGTTCAGGAAGCTGCGCAGTGAGATCCGGGCCGGACTGGATGTAACTTCCGCAGTCGGGAACCGGGAGCTTGCTTCCTATATTGAACGCGTGATTCTGGAAATGGACAGTCTGCGGTATTTGACGGCCCAGGAGAAGCACGCACTGATCAAAAAGCTGTTCGATTCCTTCCGGGGGCTGGACGTGCTGCAGCCGCTGGTGGATAACCCGAACATCACAGAGATTATGATCAACAGCCATGAGGAGATTTTTGTGGAAGAAGACGGGGCGATCCGCCGTCTTCCGCTGGCCTTTGAGTCCCGAAGCAGGCTGGAGGATATCATTCAGACGGTGGTGTCCGGGGTGAACCGGGTGGTGAATGATTCCACGCCGATTGTGGATGCGCGGCTCAGGGACGGCTCACGTGTCAATATTGTGCTCCCGCCGGTTGCGCTTAAGGGACCGGCGATGACAATCCGCAAATTTCCGGAGACGCCGATGACCATGAGCGAGCTGGTGAGGCGGGAGGCTATAAGCGGGGAGGCGGCTGAGCTGCTGAAGATTCTGGTGGCCGCCAAGTATAACATTTTTATCAGCGGAGGTACCGGTTCAGGCAAGACTACCTTCCTCAATGCCCTGTCGCAGTTTATTCCGCCGCAGGAACGGGTGATTACAGTAGAGGATTCAGCGGAGCTGCAGATCGTCACCGTGCCGAATCTGGTCTCGCTGGAGACCAGAAATGCGAACACGGAAGGCCGGGGCGAGATCAGCATCCGTGATCTGATCCGGTCATCGCTGCGGATGCGCCCGAACCGGATTGTGGTCGGTGAGGTCCGGGGAGCGGAATGTCTGGACATGCTCCAGGCGATGAATACAGGCCATGACGGTTCGCTTAGTTCAGGCCATTCAAACAGCGCACAGGATATGCTCAGCCGCCTGGAGACGATGGTGCTCAGCGCAGCCGAGCTGCCGGTAGCAGTGGTCCGCCAGCAGATCGGCTCAGCGATAGACATCTTCGTGCATTTGTCCCGGCTGAGGGACCGTTCACGCCGGGTGATGGAGATCAGCGAGGTTGCCGGGCTGCGGGACGGGGAGGTTGTACTGAATCCTTTATATGAGTTCCGGGAAACGGGAGAGTACGAAGGAAAGGTGCAGGGGGGACTTGTTCCGTGCGGAAATCCTCTGCTGCACAGCGGGAAGCTGAAGATGGCCGGATTAACGGACTATCCGCTGGCCTGCTACAGCGGCAGACCCGGGCAGAAGGAGGCGGTGTTCTGA
- a CDS encoding type II secretion system F family protein translates to MRKKLPADKRRSEGEAGYSGQAQLPDYTVYLLAPLSKMLARLAGGAVLLGIGYLFYHNLLLSLLLVPGGAYAPRLLRDYLLQRRRSALNLQFKQTLFSLSSSLSAGRSVENAFREAVEDLRMLDPEGGSDMIFELNIICARMEYGQPVEEALHDFSRRAGMEDVERFADVFSVCKRTGGDLVEVVRRTSAVIGEKLDIQQDIAVSIAQKKFEAKALLVSPLGMVLFMSLAAGDYMAPMYTGAGMVISTLALAGLFLCYLWTVKIMDIPL, encoded by the coding sequence ATGCGAAAGAAGTTACCGGCAGACAAAAGACGGTCAGAAGGAGAGGCGGGATATTCAGGCCAGGCACAGCTGCCGGACTATACGGTGTACTTACTGGCGCCACTATCCAAAATGCTGGCCAGGCTGGCAGGCGGGGCAGTACTGCTGGGAATCGGATATCTTTTTTATCATAATCTGCTGCTGTCCCTGCTGCTTGTACCAGGGGGAGCTTATGCCCCGCGGCTGCTTCGTGACTATCTGCTGCAGCGCCGCCGCTCTGCGCTCAACCTTCAGTTCAAGCAGACCTTGTTCTCCCTGTCTTCCTCGCTGTCCGCCGGAAGATCAGTGGAGAATGCGTTCCGCGAGGCAGTAGAGGATCTGCGGATGCTCGACCCGGAGGGCGGGAGCGATATGATCTTTGAGCTGAATATCATCTGTGCGCGCATGGAATACGGCCAGCCGGTGGAGGAAGCGCTGCATGATTTCAGCAGGCGGGCAGGCATGGAGGATGTGGAGCGGTTCGCGGATGTGTTCTCGGTCTGCAAACGGACAGGGGGTGACCTTGTAGAAGTGGTGCGGCGCACCTCTGCTGTTATTGGCGAGAAGCTAGACATCCAGCAGGATATTGCCGTCAGCATCGCCCAGAAGAAATTTGAGGCCAAGGCGTTGCTTGTGTCCCCGCTGGGAATGGTGCTGTTCATGAGTCTGGCGGCAGGGGACTACATGGCGCCAATGTATACCGGCGCTGGAATGGTAATTTCCACTCTGGCACTGGCGGGATTGTTTCTCTGTTATCTCTGGACTGTGAAGATTATGGACATTCCGCTGTAA
- a CDS encoding type II secretion system F family protein — MACTSCWVLLYFKSGSRYAGLRRLPMEGLRLRRLGEPFLLAIEKGKLSVYIPAVMFRIQRSLQHRYGMRHSAERTLLFIGELFSYSWLSAAGGSVLTLLSGERAGVFLGGFMAAVLPVALVRDLHQKVKLREQSILLELPELLNSIVLLVGAGENVQRAIIRCIDSRKGDFSHPLYKELSLMTGEWDSGYSFQQAFENFSKRCAVQEVSLFTTTVLLNYRRGGNDFVLSLRDLSRMLWEKRKAISRTRGEQASSKLVFPMVVIFLIVIVLVGSPALMMLKM, encoded by the coding sequence GTGGCATGTACATCCTGCTGGGTGCTGCTATATTTCAAAAGCGGCAGCCGTTATGCAGGTCTGCGGCGGCTGCCAATGGAAGGGCTGCGGCTGCGCAGACTTGGTGAACCCTTCTTACTGGCCATCGAGAAAGGGAAGCTCAGCGTTTATATCCCCGCCGTCATGTTCAGGATTCAGCGGTCGCTGCAGCACAGGTACGGGATGCGGCATAGTGCAGAACGGACGCTGCTGTTCATAGGGGAGCTGTTCAGCTACAGCTGGCTGTCCGCAGCCGGCGGAAGCGTGCTGACACTGCTCAGCGGGGAGAGGGCCGGTGTTTTCCTGGGCGGATTTATGGCTGCGGTGCTTCCGGTTGCGCTCGTGAGAGACCTGCATCAAAAAGTGAAGCTGCGGGAGCAGAGCATTCTGCTGGAGCTCCCGGAGCTGCTGAACAGCATTGTCCTGCTCGTAGGCGCCGGTGAGAATGTGCAGCGGGCGATTATCCGCTGTATTGACAGCCGCAAGGGAGATTTCAGCCATCCGCTGTACAAAGAGCTGTCCCTGATGACGGGGGAATGGGACAGCGGTTACTCATTCCAGCAGGCATTCGAGAATTTCAGCAAGCGCTGTGCAGTGCAGGAGGTGTCGCTGTTTACGACTACGGTGCTGCTTAATTACCGCAGGGGAGGAAATGATTTTGTCTTGTCGCTGCGGGATCTTTCGCGGATGCTCTGGGAGAAGCGGAAGGCGATCAGCCGTACACGCGGAGAGCAGGCTTCATCCAAATTAGTGTTTCCGATGGTGGTAATCTTTTTAATTGTAATCGTTCTGGTTGGGTCACCGGCGTTGATGATGCTGAAAATGTAG
- a CDS encoding Flp1 family type IVb pilin yields the protein MITVLTEGAKSLWKEEEGLGTLEMIMIIAVLIAVVLLFKDKIQDVVEALIKTAGEKSQEVFE from the coding sequence ATGATAACAGTGCTGACTGAAGGCGCAAAGAGCTTGTGGAAGGAAGAAGAGGGCCTGGGTACGCTGGAGATGATCATGATTATTGCGGTGCTGATTGCTGTGGTGCTGCTGTTTAAAGACAAGATTCAGGATGTGGTTGAAGCGCTGATCAAAACAGCCGGTGAAAAAAGCCAGGAAGTATTTGAGTGA
- a CDS encoding TadE/TadG family type IV pilus assembly protein, with the protein MIRLGDDEGSFTVEASMLLPVIVGITMLLLFFCLYSYQKSMLLQIASVSTERAAFNWDNSRKSADGSFAAGEYDSLYWRIGEDNLLSSLFGGGTGAGAVTLELPGEAKAGGALPVIKLQQSAAVVPANLTGEMQYAYALAGRKVSAELKHVLNLPVLDGLLEDGADPKVTARSVVTEPAEFIRTVDLMRYYGAKFKEAGNSKSGTAMDKQDASAMMSKLR; encoded by the coding sequence GTGATAAGACTCGGGGACGACGAAGGCAGCTTTACTGTAGAAGCATCCATGCTGCTGCCCGTCATTGTGGGGATTACGATGCTACTGCTCTTTTTCTGCCTCTACAGTTATCAGAAGTCCATGCTGCTGCAGATCGCTTCAGTATCAACGGAGCGGGCCGCGTTCAACTGGGACAACAGCCGTAAATCAGCAGATGGTTCCTTTGCTGCAGGTGAATATGACTCACTGTATTGGCGGATCGGGGAGGACAACCTGCTGTCTTCCTTATTTGGGGGAGGCACAGGGGCCGGTGCCGTCACATTAGAACTTCCTGGGGAAGCTAAAGCCGGGGGAGCACTGCCTGTAATAAAGCTGCAGCAGTCTGCCGCGGTTGTTCCGGCTAACCTGACGGGGGAGATGCAGTATGCTTATGCACTTGCCGGACGGAAAGTAAGCGCCGAACTTAAGCATGTTCTCAATCTTCCGGTGCTGGATGGTCTGTTGGAGGATGGGGCCGATCCGAAAGTCACAGCCCGCTCTGTGGTGACTGAACCAGCCGAGTTCATAAGAACGGTGGACCTGATGCGTTATTACGGAGCCAAGTTCAAGGAAGCCGGGAACAGCAAATCCGGTACAGCCATGGATAAGCAAGACGCGTCCGCCATGATGTCTAAGCTGCGTTGA